Proteins found in one Pogoniulus pusillus isolate bPogPus1 chromosome 36, bPogPus1.pri, whole genome shotgun sequence genomic segment:
- the ANGPTL7 gene encoding angiopoietin-related protein 7 isoform X1 — MPARSSAQLAWLCFVAVSVAIYPALLQKPPKRRTINGNAQSKLTACCDEIKELKLQVANLSRMLQELSKKQEGDWVNVVMQVMELEGSTKQMESRLIDAESKYSEMNNQIDIMQLQAAQTVTQTSAVDAVYDCSSLYQRNYRISGVYKLPPDEFLGSPDLEVFCDMETDGGGWTIIQRRKVGLTSFNRDWKQYRDGFGNIRGDFWLGNENIYRLSRRPTVLRVELEDWEGNLRYAQYQQFTLSNELNSYRLFVGNYSGNTGRDSLRYHNNTAFSTKDKDNDKCVDDCAQFRKGGYWYNCCTDSNLNGVYYRKGEHTKNMDGITWYGWHGSTYSLKRVEMKIRPEDFKP, encoded by the exons ATGCCAGCAAGatccagtgcccagctggcatggCTCTGCTTTGTTGCCGTGTCTGTGGCCATctaccctgcactgctgcagaagcCTCCTAAAAGGAGAACAATCAATGGGAACGCACAGTCCAAGCTGACAGCCTGCTGCGACGAGATCAAGGAGCTCAAGCTGCAAGTGGCCAACCTCAGCAgaatgctgcaggagctgagcaagaagcaGGAGGGGGACTGGGTGAACGTGGTGATGCAGGTGATGGAGCTAGAAGGGAGCACCAAGCAGATGGAGTCTCGCCTCATTGATGCTGAGAGCAAATACTCCGAGATGAACAACCAGATAGACATCATGCAGCTCCAGGCAGCTCAGACCGTCACGCAGACTTCAGCTG TAGATGCTGTCTatgactgctcttcactttACCAGAGGAACTACCGAATCTCTGGTGTTTACAAGCTACCTCCTGATGaattcctgggcagtccagacCTGGAG GTGTTCTGTGACATGGAGACAGATGGAGGTGGCTGGACTATCATCCAAAGGCGTAAAGTTGGTTTGACATCTTTCAATAGGGACTGGAAACAATACAGGGATGGATTTGGCAACATTAGGGGAGATTTTTGGCTGGGAAATGAAAATATCTACAGACTCTCAAGACGCCCCACTGTTCTGAGAGTGGAGTTGGAG GACTGGGAAGGTAACCTCCGCTACGCACAGTACCAGCAGTTCACCCTGAGCAACGAGCTCAACAGCTACCGGCTCTTCGTGGGCAACTACAGCGGCAACACAGGGCGCGACTCCCTGCGCTACCACAACAACACAGCCTTCAGCACGAAGGACAAGGACAACGACAAGTGTGTGGACGACTGTGCCCAGTTCCGTAAAG GTGGCTACTGGTACAACTGCTGCACAGATTCCAACCTGAACGGGGTTTACTACCGCAAGGGAGAGCACACCAAGAACATGGATGGCATTACCTGGTACGGATGGCATGGATCAACCTACTCACTGAAGAGAGTTGAGATGAAGATCCGGCCAGAGGACTTCAAACCATAG
- the ANGPTL7 gene encoding angiopoietin-related protein 7 isoform X2 — translation MPARSSAQLAWLCFVAVSVAIYPALLQKPPKRRTINGNAQSKLTACCDEIKELKLQVANLSRMLQELSKKQEGDWVNVVMQVMELEGSTKQMESRLIDAESKYSEMNNQIDIMQLQAAQTVTQTSADAVYDCSSLYQRNYRISGVYKLPPDEFLGSPDLEVFCDMETDGGGWTIIQRRKVGLTSFNRDWKQYRDGFGNIRGDFWLGNENIYRLSRRPTVLRVELEDWEGNLRYAQYQQFTLSNELNSYRLFVGNYSGNTGRDSLRYHNNTAFSTKDKDNDKCVDDCAQFRKGGYWYNCCTDSNLNGVYYRKGEHTKNMDGITWYGWHGSTYSLKRVEMKIRPEDFKP, via the exons ATGCCAGCAAGatccagtgcccagctggcatggCTCTGCTTTGTTGCCGTGTCTGTGGCCATctaccctgcactgctgcagaagcCTCCTAAAAGGAGAACAATCAATGGGAACGCACAGTCCAAGCTGACAGCCTGCTGCGACGAGATCAAGGAGCTCAAGCTGCAAGTGGCCAACCTCAGCAgaatgctgcaggagctgagcaagaagcaGGAGGGGGACTGGGTGAACGTGGTGATGCAGGTGATGGAGCTAGAAGGGAGCACCAAGCAGATGGAGTCTCGCCTCATTGATGCTGAGAGCAAATACTCCGAGATGAACAACCAGATAGACATCATGCAGCTCCAGGCAGCTCAGACCGTCACGCAGACTTCAGCTG ATGCTGTCTatgactgctcttcactttACCAGAGGAACTACCGAATCTCTGGTGTTTACAAGCTACCTCCTGATGaattcctgggcagtccagacCTGGAG GTGTTCTGTGACATGGAGACAGATGGAGGTGGCTGGACTATCATCCAAAGGCGTAAAGTTGGTTTGACATCTTTCAATAGGGACTGGAAACAATACAGGGATGGATTTGGCAACATTAGGGGAGATTTTTGGCTGGGAAATGAAAATATCTACAGACTCTCAAGACGCCCCACTGTTCTGAGAGTGGAGTTGGAG GACTGGGAAGGTAACCTCCGCTACGCACAGTACCAGCAGTTCACCCTGAGCAACGAGCTCAACAGCTACCGGCTCTTCGTGGGCAACTACAGCGGCAACACAGGGCGCGACTCCCTGCGCTACCACAACAACACAGCCTTCAGCACGAAGGACAAGGACAACGACAAGTGTGTGGACGACTGTGCCCAGTTCCGTAAAG GTGGCTACTGGTACAACTGCTGCACAGATTCCAACCTGAACGGGGTTTACTACCGCAAGGGAGAGCACACCAAGAACATGGATGGCATTACCTGGTACGGATGGCATGGATCAACCTACTCACTGAAGAGAGTTGAGATGAAGATCCGGCCAGAGGACTTCAAACCATAG